The genomic DNA CTGTTCAGCTGAGCTGACCTAAGCTTCAGCTCACTTTCCCGAAGGGCAATCTGATGCCGCAAGTCCTGAAGTTTGAGATTTTTTGAACCAATACCATAATCAATTCCAAGATCTAGACCTTCCATTCTTTTGTTGACTATATTACTTCTAAGATCATCAGCCCTTCTATTAGCCCCCTGATTTTTTACCAATGATGGAAGAAATGTGCGGCTTAAAGATGGCCGTTTAGCCATAGTCTGATTTACATTTCTGGCAACCTTTCCGTACTTCTTTGGTCGTTCTGTAGTCAAGGTAGATGGCTTCCGTATTCCATGTGTTGCACCTATCCTGCCTTCGTTTTTGAACTGTTTGTTTTCCCCATTATCATCAGAACTGCTGCTCTCATCATCTGAAAAGCTTATAACAAGATTGTTGTTGTCCTTTGGGGCAGTAATTCTGGCTGCAACATTCTTAGGAGGAAGTTGATTTGTCAGAGAAATCTTGTCAGATTTCTGCTGCACTGATGCTTGGACAGGAATGCTGACTGAGCTCAGTGGATTATTGCCCCAAACAGCCTTCACTGTTGCAGACAAATGATGTGTCTAGgagaaaaaatttgaaaagaaaaaaatccagAAGCAATATAACGTGTAGAGAACATGTGGAGAACTAGAAAACAAGAGAGGCAAAATGATCATCTCTGAGAATTTTGTAAGTATATTTAGGCAAGATAACGGTCAAGGAATCCAAAATCGTTTGACTGATGAATCAGTCAAGATATCATCATACAATGTTACTAAAGATAATCCTTTGGGCCCATATATGATTATCCATCCATATTcgtaatataaaatatatgcagAATTTGTTTTCTAAATGCGCATACTGCTAAGAAGATGCATTCATTGATGAAGTGAAGTAAAGCATGATTTACCATATATATAGACTTGGGCATGCTGTCTCAGTCGAAACTGGAACTCTAAAAGTCAATGGCCTCCACAGATTTTAAAAATGATGAAGATTCCCACAATAATACCAATAACAAGGTTTACCTTCCTGGTTGACTTGCGGAAGTCCGTTTGTAGGTGGAGCAGGGTGAACTCCAGCGGAAGGGGAATGGGCAGCCATAGCAGCTGATGGTGAGGCGACGCGATCAGGACAATTCTGAAAAGGAAGAACTTGCTTGTAAGAagaataattgaaagaaacaaaatatcaGGAAAATCTGACATCACGAGCTTATGCGGAGGCATCAGTGTATAAAACTATGCTGGAGTGGACAATTACAATTACCTAAATTTGAATGTACAACTAGAAATAAGTACATacacatttcaaaagtaaCCCACAGAAACAAATAGTTTCACTCAAATGATTTTTCAGTAATTCACGGTGTTCATACTCATTAAATAACTCATTTAAGGCATTTCATTTGTTCAGCATTTCCCCCTTTTTGCGGAACATATACACACTGATGCGTCAAAGGcagcaaatatatattacaaacCGTAGAGGAAGGACCATTAGAGGATACAATCAACGACCGAATATATACACTCTGTTAACCAATCAGTAACAAGTCCCTGAAAAGAGGAACCTGGCAATACGAAAACCTTAAAAAACATAATTAAGCGAGAACAtgacaaaaagagaaaagccCAACTACAAGCCTCAACCGAGCAAAATTAGAACCCCAACCGTCGGAGGAACCCAATTTCCTGAACTTTAGGAAGACCCACCAGATACATTTCACTCAATCCACCAGTAGAAGCCAGCAACTACTGAAAGAAACAGGCGCTTCGCAGATCGTATGTGACGAGACCATGTACCTCTCGACGTCACAAAATTCTAATGACAAAAATTCCGCATAATTGCACGATTGGCGCTCTTCAGTCGGCACACACAGCTGGGTAAGCTCACCGAGAACTACACTGAATAATCATATCCTCAAAATCGAACAGGCAAAGCTAATACCAAACAGCAATAAATCGCAGCCATATCTACGAGCGGAAACGAAACTAGGCTGAAATTGGATGAGGCAACGGTGAGGGGGTGAGAAGGCAATACTTGGTCGGCGTCCGATGAGAGCTCTCCTTCTTCTCTTGCTAATGGAGGTCCTGGAACGACTTCCGGGCTAGGGTTTCCAGTCGGATTGGGGGGAGGTGACGCCATCGCTGGGAGGGAGCTGAGCTCAGCAGTCCGCTCcatttccttctcttttcccTCACTCGGAGCGGTATTGGTGGCGGTTTTTAAGAAGACGCgcttcccaaaaaaaaaagaaagaaagaaagaaagaaagaaacagagagagagagaggcgcTCGTCCTGGGCACGGCAGAGTATAATTACTTAATTGCCCTTGGGAAAAATATCAGGTATCCTTGGCCTATGACTGCGACTGCCCAGGCCATCCTCCGTTGAGACCGACTGTGACACGGTATTCACGGCTGGTGGATCACATGGCATAGAATCGCAACCATGGGGTCATGCTAGATCCAACGGTGAAGGACATGCTATCATGATAACGCCTAGTCATTGTGGAAATTTCATTATTGCAATCTCAATGACTGTTTCTCTCCCGATGCTATATACAAAACAAGATCAACCGATCGGTATTGTATCGTTTAAGTGCAGAGTCGCCTCCACCAAGGAGATACATCACTCTTTTCAAATGAGCCCCCTTCGATAATTTTGGGACCTCCTACACAGTTTAGCCCCAAAACCGCCAATGCGAATAAAACACGGGCAATCAAACTAAATCCAAATTCGAATTGAGATCTAACATTTCAAAAGGCCATATTATCAGCAGAGGAACTGTGGGGTCCCGGGCCCACTCCTGACTGTACCGTCATTCCACGTGTCCAATTGGCGTCGTCTGGTGGTTTCATGCCCGCATTGGATCACTTCCCCTCCACCACCTCCATCCTCCACCTCCTTTCTCCTCCCTACCACGACAGTCGCTCTTTCGCTCGCCACCTCAAAACCCCAACGGCGACAAAACTCCTCTTTCATCGTCATTTGCTCCCTCTGCACGGAAATGGCGGCGTCGCTTGACATGGCCCTCGACGACATCATCAGGAACAACCGGCGGCAACAGGAGCCGCACGACCGCCCCGCAGTAGGGAGAGTAAGGCGCCCCGGCTCCTGCTCCGGCGCCGGAGGCCCCGCCCGCAGGTTCAACCGGGCCTCGCTCAGAGATGCAATGCCGTACGCTGCTCCGCCGGTGAGTGAGTTGCTACTTGGTTAACAATCTCTCTCGGTCGAGTCCTGCCATTTTCGTTCAACATCGTTCTTGCTCGCgggtgctttgttttgttctCGCGATAAAAGAATCTGCCTTTGATTTTCTCTTGGTATGTGGGGGTTGTTATGCAAACAGCCAATGCCGATGATGGCACCGATCTGGGAGCAACAGATGCCAGCAGTTGCAATTGGAGGAGAGACGACTGATGATGGAAATGGCATAAAGCTCTACATATCAAACCTTGATTACGGCGTCACCAATGATGATCTCATGGTACCATTATCTCTCACGCTGCCTCCATAAATATGTTCTGGGTCCGCGAAAACCTGACCCGTATATGATGTCTTGATTAGATGTAAAGTACTCGTGAGATGAATGGGACGAATGGAAGAATTAGTTCGGATAGATTGTATTCATGCCATGCTTCTAAAAGTCGTGGGAATATCGCACCAGCTGATCAGAGTTGTTATGATTTGTCTGTGTTATCCATTGGTCCATGGAAATTATTAACTTTACCTACCAATTGCACCATCCAAGTGTTGTTGATGGCAATGTAGGAAGGAGAAGTGGTGGCTATGGTGGTAGTGTTATCGACATGATGGTAGGATGATTTGGCTTAGAAATGGAAGGGTTTGGCATATCGCTAAAATGACTCTTTGCAGAGGTTTTGGTGGCAGAGCATGATGGATATGTTTATGTAGCTATTAATAGTACAAATTGTCTCGAAAACCATCTGCTGCTGATTAATGGTTTCAAGTCCCGTGACTATAATGTAGAAGGCAAATCAGAGTGTGAGTTTGAACCTAACAAATTTGATTATGTAATATAATCATGCTTCTTGCAAAACCCTTCTACGAGCATAGATAGCCGGGGCCATTCCACACAGATGTAGTAGTAAAGAATGAAAGGAACTCTGATGACACACTAacgtttttcctttttttctcccCCCTCATATTGAATTTACAGCTACTTTTTTCTACTGTGGGGGAGCTGGAGAGGTACTCAATCCATTGTGATAAGAGTGGAAGATCGAAGGTATTTCATTTCCTCAGGCAAGCTCATTACCTCCTTTGGAAGAAATATTCTGTTGTAGTGGCGTAAGAGAGCTTGTTGTTGTCAGGGTACTGCAGAAGTTGTTTTCACACGTGAGGCGGATGCTATAGCAGCTATTAAGAGATATAACAATGTTCTGCTTGATGGAAAGCCGATGATGATTGAGATTGTCGGAAAAAATCTCGTTACTCCTGCTCCTGTGCCTCTACTCCCAAACAGCATTCTTGGAAGACCTCCTAGTATCCCTGCAAGGTAGACAATTTTGCCATCCTATGGAAGCTGCATATCATTTAGTTCATTAGGACTGCTCCATGTGATGTTGTACATCAATCCCTTCTGAGTATGATGAGCTCAGTTGATTGCATAAATATGGAAGTTGAACGGGGTATCAACTCTGTTCGATCCCAAACATGGGAAGAGGGATAGGTTTTAACTTTGGGCATGATGACTTCTAATTCATGGTTCTATGAAGCCTGTGAGCtaatttctctcttttatgGTCGTTCCTACTATAGCCTTATGTTTAGCATGTAATATATTGTACACATTTACATTTGTATGCTAAGACTTctgatcattttcttttcttattaaCTGGTCACTTTACTATGGATCAGCAGCGGACAATGGATTGGTGTTAAACGGTCACCTCGAAGAGGCATGAGCCGTGGACTTCCTTGGGGCAGGGCCCAAGCAAGAGCTCCTCCGAGTAAGCCATCTGCTAAGGATCTCGATGCCGAGTTGGAGAGATACCATTTGGAGGCTCTCAAATTAAAGTGAGAGTGTTGTGTACCAAGTCTGAGCCAAACAATGATCCTCACCCTTGAAAATGCAAGAGCCGCATAGTTTTAGGAAATAGTTCCTGCTGATATAACCTTACTGAGTTGGTGGTTCATCGGACATAACCATCGCTGTTAGGAATTACGGGGTAATATTAGGTTTCACATATCGAGGCTCTTCCTTGAGCTTCAAATAGCTCTAGAACTCTGAACAACTTTTAATAGCTTGATGGATTCTACTAGTTATATGTTCACTGGTTGATTGCTCTTCAAAAGGATCGGTTTCTCTTGTTGTCCTGATTATATTCTATTGCAAGCTTCAATAGTCTAGAATTTGTGTTCTTCCATCCCATGATAATTGCAACATCCGCGTTAAAATCATGCACTGAAAACTGTTCTCATTGTCAGTAAAAGCCTACACCTTCTGCCAGCATTCACGCAAGGGGAACCAAATCCGAGAAACCAAAGAACAAAACTTTTCATGCATTAACTATGAAGCAAGCAAAATTTTCTTACATGAAATTGTAAGTTTCTCAACCACTTTACAAACACCCGCAATTTGGCAAAAACATAGGCCAAAAACACAGACAACAAAAGGGATAAAAGGACAACCCATGAAAATATTTACAgggtgaaaaaagaaaataaaaaataaaaaccataACAAGCATCCTTGGAAGATGACCCTAATAATGGACACCTCACATTGATGCCTTGTTAGTAAACAAGATCCTATTGTCACAAAGCCTACAAGACGAGTCAGTTCCAAATACAGCACCGGACCTGCAAACTTAACCGGTGAGTCGACCCACAAATTCACTCCATTGGGTCAAGAAGGAGGCAAGGAGATTTGCAACCGGGACGATAGAGGAATTTCCTCCAATCTTTTGGCGGTTGTCTCCTGGAAAATTAATGGACTGCCAAGCTGCATTAGCAGAAGACAAACCAACTTTAGCAACATAACGTAGACATCTTAAAGCAATATAATCACGATGCACCTATACTTCAGAACCAGGACAAACTCGGAATgcagaaaaaaaagtagattGCAGTACCTGAGGATGCATTCACTCAATCCCATGAACAGTGAAACCCTGAGAAAGAAGGAAGTTTGATGCAGTGCAATGGTGAAATGCATGATTTTCAGGATGAATTTCCTCGGGCCCATCCTCAATGAATTCCAGACCCAAAAACCTCAGCTCAGCACTGCATATTTTCCGCATCACAGATGTTGCTCGAAGAATATACATGCTTGGGACTTTCAAGAACCTCAGTCCCCCCAGTATTTTTGGATAAGTGCGGACCGACGTCCCAGCTTTTCTGTTTCTCTTAAAGCCAGTGATCTTATAGATCGGAATGGCTTTCTCACAATGTGCATTTTGCACAGCACTTCAACTTGTGATTTTTACATGCATCATCAACAGGGAAATGGGGGATTGTTAATTGTCCTCTTTATAAAAAAACTTGGGATGTACTTCGAGAAATTGGAAGTCCCAAGGTCACAACTCAATTCCTAGATCATTTGCCAACTGAAGAATGCCACGAATCTGAAGGTAGGGGTTCTCCAACAACTTCTCATTGTTGCTCtgcaaagaaaaaatatagaatGAAAATGTCGATTCCCCCCCTCGCAATCTAATGAACTACTATGTAGAAGGGACGTAAACATGAGTAATTTTTTTACCTGCTGAGCTTTAAAAACAAGATTTTGAAGCATGTGCTGATACTTCTCCGGTTTTTCTGTCATCATCCTCTGCGATTACAATAAAATAAGGATTATCAGAAAGTAATAGCTAACTGCGTTGATGATCAATAACCACAAGGAGGAAGAAGCTTCCTTGCCTTCAAAAGAAAAGCTGAAGAATAATAAGCCACCCTTGAGTCTGTATCATCCAAAAGTCCCCTACAAATCGAAACATGGAGCTTAGACATTTGACGTAGCAGTTATGTACTTATTTATAGCCATTGCATTAGAAGCCTTCTCAAAAAGCAAACAACAAATATTACTTCAACCAGAATGGATACTGAAGTGGCCAGGGAATAAGCTCATGGGTTCATGATCCAACTAGAGGGTTTAAATGGTTTAGTCTATTATCTAAATCATACAgaaaagtaagattttaacaATTAAAAGTTAACCCCCGTGCAGTTCCCGGTTCATAAGCAATATGGTCCATTAACAAGGGCCAAATGAGACAAATTATCGAAAGTCATGCCATAACCACCAAAAACCCAATATACCTGAAAAATTCTTCTCCACCAACTTCCTGAAAAGCCAAGGGGTCAGCAGTACACTTCCCAATAAGAAGCAACAAGAGAGTGGCCCGAATATCTGATGCAGCCCCAGGAAGGTTTCCCCTTCCTTTGCTTCCAACAGCGACGCCCAATGCAATGTTATCTGTTGCAGCGCTAGCAAGTTGAATCAACGGCCAATAAAATAAAGCAGCAGGAATTCTGGCAATCAGTTGCATTGGGACCACAGCGTGtccctgaagaagaagagcagccATTGAAGCTGTTCCCGAATAAAGGCTGCCATTACTATTATCGCTCGGTCGGGCGCATGTAGTATCATTCAGGTCGACTCTTCTGGAGTTCTCTTTCTGAAAAAGCGGTTCATTGGGAATGGCATAGTTTTTCTTGTTCGTCAGCATACCCTGGGCCCCGTCTCCTTGTGTGGTTGGGGTTGCAGGAGGAACTTTCAGGCAGACTTGGGAGAAGAGAATGTCACACATCTGCCAAAAACAACACTACTTTTCAATAATGTGTCATCTATAAGGAGGTTTATAATCCCAGATTTCTAATAAACTGTGACTAAGcacaataatatatacttttcTTTTACAAAGGAAAAATAGAATCACGAGTCTCTCCTGGTTTCCTGgaaccaaacaggcccttaCCTTTAGAATGTTGATGCGATCTGTTTCATTTATCACGCAGAGCAGCAACAACGCACTGCTCATAATATCGATCACCGCATTGGCCTTATTGAGATGGCTATCTTCTTGTGTATGCTCAGGATTGCCACTGCTAAAGAGCATCAACTCTTTCTCATCTAAGAGAAACTTACACCGCATTAGAAGCCGGTCGAGAACGAATAAGAAGCCCCACCTTATAAACGAGTCCTTTGACTTCAAAAGCCCGCAGAAGAGCCAGACAGGTAAAGGAATGTCTGAAGCAACTGAAGATTCTGCAACTCCAACCCGAGAAATTCTCCGCCGCAAAGTATTAATGTTCAACCATATGTCTGAGTCCTTCTCATCGCTGATTTCTGAAATGAGGAGATCGCCCAACCAAATATACCCATTCTGCCGGCAAGCAATGCTATGTGAGTGAAGAAGGCAGTGGAGGGTGGACCAGTAGCGGTTCACTTTCGAGCCGATGCCTGTTCTCAAGTAAGGGTCCTCGATGCTTTTGGGGAGCTTGTAAGATTTGGTTATCTGTATCATGTGAGAGAACTCCTTGTCCAAGTGAGTGAATGAACTCACCAGCACATCATACCTCTCAGTTATATTCTCGAGGAGCTGCAAACGTAACAGATAACAAAGCCTTAATCATATACACAGTCTAGGAACTTGACAGAGATCAAATGATCTAACCTATTATACGGCATAACCAGACCCTGGGTGTTAAATTTATAAGAGAAACCAGATGTGCAATTGAACCCAATGCACTAGCAGGCTTTGCTCTGAACAAGCCAGTTAGTGAACTGGGTGGTTCTTATTAAAGATCGGTTTTCTTTCCCAGGCTCATAGCATCAGTCCTTATAAACCTCAATTtaccaagtcaaatttatcaaATGTACATCGTCAGAAGATTTTATATTATCTCTGTAAATTTGATTCTACCCACTGCACCACAAGTTGAATATGTGAACCATAACTCGGTCAGTTCACCAATCCACTACAGACACTTTGATAAACTAAAGAAGCAAGGCCAAACCAGAGTTTCGATGCAACACGAGAGAGAAATTACCATGTTCAATCGTTCACTATTTGGATATCTGGCAAGTGCTTCAGATATTGACCTCCTCAAGATCTCACCGAGGCCCTGAACTCCAAGTTTCACGGAGATGTAAAAGGCTTCGGGTGCATCAACAAGAGTAAGCAAGGTGGCAAGAGGCTGAATCTCATCAACCGTGTATTCTGAAACCCCAGTAGCTATGCACGTCTCGTTTATTTGATGCAGAACATAGTCAAAGAGCACCAAGTACAAAtttctcctctcttctctTGAGTTTGCAAGTGAATACTGCATTGCAACAACTACAATCTAATCTCCTCCATAATTTCAACTAAAGCAAAATAAAAGTATCCATGTCTTTCAGAAATTGAGGCATCCATGTTTCTGAAAGGAGCAGGTCCTTGAGGAGTTCCTACTGTAGCTTGTTTACAAACTCTCGCTaactaaagaaaaagataagtaCAAGCAGAAGATATACACGCTTACCTCAAGGAAGATAAACTCAATCCCTCCAATCAAGTCAACTTGATCAACAAGAAATACAGGAGTACTTATGGTGGATTCAGCAGATTCATCAGAAAGTTCATAAAACATGTTTGTTAGCATGGAAATGAGCTTGCAATGAACAATTTCGGCCCAAGAATTCCTCCTGCTGATCTCCATAAGTGACTTAACAACCTGAAAggaataacataaaattgtgAGTTAATATATCCATTTTCTATAAGAAAAATGCAGTGAGGTTGGTCTCAGACTTGGCCCTTTATGGGGCAGGTTGGATTATTATTGGACGTAGTCCATGAAGATATACAATCGACGACCAGATTTCACAGAGTATTAGAAGATAAAAACACTCACCCTAATGTCAAGGCCATTTAATCTCTTTCTTGATATTTTGCCCCGACTGCAAACGAAGTAAAGTAAACAGCTCAAAGCCGCAGCCCAAACagattcctcctcctcttccatCTACAGAATATAGAAAAAGTTCAATCAATGATGCATATTTGTAATTTCTGTCACTTGAGAACAAAGGCACTCTGCAATGGGAATTTTAATCAAGAAATATACTGCCTTTCTTTGCTTGAAAGAATATAAAGCAACTCATACAGCTCAGAAATTTCACCTGGACCAGAAACAAGAGAATCTCATGAAGAATGTTCAGGATCCAAGTCTCGAAATCATCGATGGCCGATGAAGATCCTGCTGTCTTGGAAGGATTCTTAGCATTCTCTTCACTCGTGAGCTGAGGTTCCCCATCAAGATACGTCTCTTGAGAATACTCTTCCTCTATTGTGGGAGCAACATCAGTCATCACTGGCTCTAAAAGATGAGCGTGAACTCCAAGGTTTAGAATCAAATCGAAAGCCCGAATCCTGCACTCCTTTCTATTGGAACAAAGCATTTCCTGTAAGAATGTTACGATATTTGTTAGTACTGCCAGAGCAAGACTTCTGTTCATTCTTGACATAAATTTGATTCTTCAGCCAAACAAGGAAAAGAGCATTGATTTGATGCAGCACCTGAAGCATAGACAGGGTAAGAGGAGCGGCGATCCCTGGGTCCAAGACATACCTACACGATAAAAACCTTCggctgattttctttttcctttcttttccagtGCCCAAATTAAGAAACCGGaaatgaagaagagaaataAAAAGCAAGTGCAGCCACATCAAATCATTCATCCCAAGCATAACCTTGGGAGATTGGTCccattttctgttttctttCGTGTAGGAACCCTCTAGATTCCGTTTATCTTTAATATTAAACACTACATGcaatcaaacatgttattCACTTACtttttaaagatattttgCTCTTCAACAGAGAGACAAGCAGAAAACTGGGAAGTGGTTTTCAACACTCCAACACCAAACAGATATTCATTTGATTAGCTTGTCGGTCAAGTTATAACAGTAGGCCATTTTGTATCAAACAAAGATCATCTATCATGACATAAATGCTAATAACCTTTTCTAAGAGCAGTATATTTTCAACATTTCCTTGTATGAGCAAACAAATACTTAAGAAGATGGGCCACAaacaagaaaaatcaaatgtaCGCACATGGCAAAGGTATgattaaaagaagaaattaaagcTTACATGTCAATGATGAGTTTGATCAGAACGCTCACAGCCGCATCCATTGATGGCTTCCCGCTTTTACTCAGTTTCGATGATACCGTCATGACGTTAGGATTCACCAAAAAAGGTTCCTCTGAGCAGACTGCAGCAATCACCTCACACACCTCATTTGGATTCAACTTCAAAGGCTGCTGTTCACTGACACAGAAAATTTTTGTCAGAAAGAGACGGAGAGGGAGATTAATGAAAATATTGAGCTAGGCCCGTTCCATGAAAAGGCGCTGGTTTATACCTGTAGTGACGATACTGGAAGAGTGGACGAGCACGTGGACGGAATGTGCTCACTGAAGATTCCTCCCTGAAAATTAGATTAATTGAGATAACGTCATCcagggtttttttttatatttattttctaagGATATTCTATTTTCAATCATAAGATATTTGATGGTCAAAAGATATAAAGTGATATTTATGATCATGCACGGCAACACTTAAGCCCATGATGTAACCCAATTTCACAGGCACAGAGTACTTCAAGATTCTTATTTCTATCTGAGCTATTTGAACATCTTAAATCATTCCATGCATCCTCGAGTGAAGTTAGTCCAGTCACAACTACTCGTTGATTACGGTgcaattctgcatttactaaCAATAAGATTTTCGTGAAACCAAGTAAAACTTTGTCAACTGAAGCATATTATTTACATGTTGGAGCAAGAATAAAAATGACAATATAATATACCAAATTTGCCGAGGACCAGCTTTAGTCCGTTTAGAGGCTGTTATCGCTCTGAGATGAGAACTTGAGGAGGCAGGATTGGTCACTGTTGTGACAGGAGAAGGCTGCAGGAGCTGATCGAGATAAGGCATATCAGCGGTCCCAAAATACTTCCATGGCTGCCCCTTCATTTTGGCTTCCATATCTCCAACAAGTAAGGCTGCTGCACCCACTTCTAGGAAATTATGGGCATTCATGTCTTGTGGGTGGACAATATGGTCGCTGGATTAATAGAACAATCAATTAGACATTCAAATGAAATTCAAAGGCACATATTTTGTTTCATCTACTTCTAAAATTAACAAACATGAGAAAACTGTCTAATCTAACAGTGTTAGACTGCAATACACAAGGCTTCCTATGATGTGCTGTGTTGTGTCAAGTGCAACCCaacatatttttccttttatataatttcatacaagaggaagaaaaaggaaatggaaaggTTTGAAGAACCAACCGATGTTCGTCTGGTTCAGGAATACCATCAGTCATCTTTTGgggaaaaaatgagaaaaatgagGAAATAAGGCGTCAGGTACACCTCAGAAGGACATGGGACAGAGAACATCTTATTATCTCAGGGCATTTTTTGCTCATTTTTATTGTTTCTTCAAGAAGGAAAATCTAGAAACATGGAAAAACTATGCCAGTTCTCCAGAATCATATAGAGTCATACCTTTCAGCTGACGCCCGTGATTTCTGTTCCCTCAACCACCGCCACTTGAGGACATCATCAGCAATGTGCTCCAGGTCTTCAACCAATTCAGACTTCTTGAGACTGAACTTGCTGGAGACAGATAAGTTCGTGTCATCTTTGCCTTCTGAGGATTCGGAAACATTAGTGGGGTTCAATTGTGAATTGAAAGACCTCTTCAACATGGAAGACAGCGCAGGGAGAGAATGTTTGGAGGCA from Punica granatum isolate Tunisia-2019 chromosome 2, ASM765513v2, whole genome shotgun sequence includes the following:
- the LOC116194115 gene encoding THO complex subunit 4B-like isoform X2, translated to MAASLDMALDDIIRNNRRQQEPHDRPAVGRVRRPGSCSGAGGPARRFNRASLRDAMPYAAPPPMPMMAPIWEQQMPAVAIGGETTDDGNGIKLYISNLDYGVTNDDLMLLFSTVGELERYSIHCDKSGRSKGTAEVVFTREADAIAAIKRYNNVLLDGKPMMIEIVGKNLVTPAPVPLLPNSILGRPPSIPASGQWIGVKRSPRRGMSRGLPWGRAQARAPPSKPSAKDLDAELERYHLEALKLK
- the LOC116194115 gene encoding THO complex subunit 4B-like isoform X1; the encoded protein is MAASLDMALDDIIRNNRRQQEPHDRPAVGRVRRPGSCSGAGGPARRFNRASLRDAMPYAAPPPMPMMAPIWEQQMPAVAIGGETTDDGNGIKLYISNLDYGVTNDDLMLLFSTVGELERYSIHCDKSGRSKGTAEVVFTREADAIAAIKRYNNVLLDGKPMMIEIVGKNLVTPAPVPLLPNSILGRPPSIPASSGQWIGVKRSPRRGMSRGLPWGRAQARAPPSKPSAKDLDAELERYHLEALKLK